In the Sediminibacter sp. Hel_I_10 genome, one interval contains:
- a CDS encoding ABC transporter ATP-binding protein — protein sequence MIQAKNIHKYYGDLQVLKGVDLHIEKGEVVSIVGASGAGKTTLLQILGTLDQIDPKSDGTLIINNTAIPGLEDKALAKFRNQHIGFIFQFHQLLPEFSALENVCIPAFIFGKSKQEAEHKAKELLDFLGLSNRYHHKPNELSGGEQQRVAVARALVNNPELIFADEPSGNLDSESAENLHNLFFKLRDEFGQTFVIVTHNEELADMADRKLTMVDGKILI from the coding sequence ATGATACAAGCAAAAAATATTCATAAATATTACGGTGATCTACAAGTATTAAAAGGCGTAGATCTTCATATAGAAAAAGGCGAAGTTGTATCTATAGTGGGCGCCTCTGGTGCTGGAAAAACAACGCTTCTTCAAATTCTTGGGACTTTAGACCAAATTGATCCAAAGAGCGATGGCACGTTGATTATCAATAATACAGCAATACCTGGTTTAGAAGATAAAGCGCTGGCTAAGTTTAGAAATCAGCACATTGGTTTCATTTTTCAATTTCACCAATTGTTACCTGAGTTCTCTGCATTAGAAAACGTGTGTATCCCTGCTTTTATCTTCGGAAAATCAAAACAAGAAGCAGAACATAAAGCAAAAGAACTTTTAGACTTTTTAGGCCTCTCTAACCGATACCATCACAAACCCAACGAACTATCAGGCGGAGAGCAACAGCGTGTTGCAGTTGCAAGAGCATTGGTCAATAACCCTGAACTCATTTTTGCAGACGAACCCTCTGGTAATTTAGATAGCGAATCTGCAGAGAATCTCCATAACCTTTTCTTTAAATTAAGAGATGAATTTGGTCAAACATTCGTGATCGTTACCCACAATGAAGAACTAGCAGATATGGCAGATCGTAAATTGACCATGGTTGACGGTAAGATTTTAATATAG